The following proteins are encoded in a genomic region of Rhizobium sp. CCGE531:
- the ccmA gene encoding heme ABC exporter ATP-binding protein CcmA, producing MHLCAENLAARRGEDLIFSNVSFDLEGGDALVLTGRNGSGKSTLLRVVAGLLRQEKGRVTWRGKDDESDRPAGEASHYLGHRNAMKSELTVAENLTFWKTFLGDMPGGFGLNVDEAADAVGLANITHLPFGYLSAGQQRRIAFAKLLVAHRPIWILDEPTAALDSSSDQLFAQLITAHQKNGGIVLAATHQPLGLENMQEMRMTGFAGVSEGVWG from the coding sequence ATGCATCTATGCGCTGAAAATCTGGCGGCAAGGCGGGGTGAAGACCTGATTTTCTCCAATGTTTCCTTTGACTTGGAAGGTGGCGACGCCCTCGTTCTGACCGGGCGCAACGGCTCTGGAAAGTCGACGCTTCTGCGCGTGGTGGCTGGCCTTCTCAGGCAGGAAAAAGGCCGTGTCACATGGAGGGGCAAGGACGACGAATCCGACAGGCCGGCCGGCGAAGCCAGCCACTATCTCGGCCACCGCAATGCGATGAAATCCGAGCTGACCGTCGCCGAAAACCTGACCTTCTGGAAAACCTTTCTCGGCGATATGCCGGGCGGCTTCGGCCTTAATGTCGATGAAGCGGCCGACGCCGTCGGGCTTGCGAACATCACCCATCTGCCCTTCGGCTACCTCTCCGCCGGCCAACAGCGGCGAATCGCTTTCGCAAAGCTCCTCGTCGCCCATCGCCCGATCTGGATACTCGACGAGCCGACGGCGGCGCTGGACAGTTCGTCCGACCAGCTCTTCGCGCAGCTGATCACGGCCCACCAGAAGAATGGCGGCATCGTTCTTGCGGCGACGCATCAACCGCTGGGGTTGGAGAATATGCAGGAGATGCGGATGACGGGGTTTGCCGGGGTGAGCGAGGGGGTGTGGGGATGA
- the ccmB gene encoding heme exporter protein CcmB yields MTALFLRDLKLSVRAGGGALIGILFFLTVVAVIPFGVGPDLKLLSRIGPAIVWIGALLASLLGLDRLFQAERDDGSLDLLVMQETPLVLTVFIKCAAHWVATGLPLVIASPLLGLFMNMNETAIAATALTLLVGSPAITFIGAVGAAVAVALPRGGLLVSILVLPLTIPVLIFGVSATYAAVEGPQPFLPPFLILIALTLFFAVIGPAAAALALRNTTD; encoded by the coding sequence ATGACCGCCCTCTTCCTCCGCGACCTCAAACTTTCGGTGCGCGCCGGTGGCGGGGCGTTGATCGGCATCCTCTTCTTTCTGACCGTCGTCGCCGTCATTCCCTTCGGCGTCGGCCCCGACCTCAAGCTTCTCTCGCGCATCGGCCCGGCCATCGTCTGGATCGGCGCGCTGCTGGCGAGCCTTCTCGGCCTCGACCGGCTGTTCCAGGCCGAACGCGACGACGGTTCGCTCGACCTGCTCGTCATGCAGGAAACGCCGCTGGTCCTCACGGTCTTCATCAAATGTGCGGCGCATTGGGTGGCGACCGGCCTGCCCCTCGTCATCGCCTCGCCGCTGCTCGGTCTCTTTATGAATATGAACGAGACGGCGATTGCCGCCACGGCGCTGACCCTGCTCGTCGGCTCGCCGGCGATCACCTTCATCGGCGCGGTCGGTGCCGCCGTCGCCGTGGCGCTGCCGCGCGGCGGGCTGCTGGTCTCCATTCTGGTGCTGCCGCTCACCATTCCCGTGCTGATTTTCGGCGTCAGCGCCACCTATGCCGCCGTCGAGGGACCGCAACCCTTCCTGCCGCCCTTCCTGATCCTGATCGCGCTGACTTTGTTCTTCGCCGTCATCGGCCCAGCCGCCGCCGCCCTTGCCTTGCGGAACACGACTGATTGA
- a CDS encoding heme ABC transporter permease — protein MSDISPAISRFSDLANPTRFLAFSARLIPWLAVISAVLLAIGLYLSFTTAGDYQQGDTVRIMYIHVPAAWLSMMCYTIMSMSAIGTLVWRHPLADVAGKTAAPLGAAFTLIALVTGSLWGKPMWGTYWVWDARLTSVFILFLMYLGLIALNRAMDDPSKAARVASILTLVGFINIPIIKFSVDWWNTLHQSESIMRLDGPAIDAEFLRPLFVMALAFTLLFFTLHLMAIRNEIWRRRIAAQRRIAARMAGREE, from the coding sequence ATGAGCGATATCAGCCCTGCGATCAGCCGATTTTCCGACCTCGCCAACCCCACGCGGTTTCTGGCCTTTTCGGCGCGTCTCATTCCCTGGCTGGCGGTCATCTCGGCCGTGCTTCTCGCGATCGGCCTCTATTTGTCCTTTACGACCGCCGGCGATTACCAGCAGGGCGATACCGTCCGCATCATGTATATTCACGTTCCGGCCGCCTGGCTTTCGATGATGTGCTACACGATCATGAGCATGTCGGCGATCGGCACGCTGGTCTGGCGCCATCCGCTGGCCGATGTCGCCGGCAAGACGGCCGCCCCGCTCGGCGCCGCCTTCACGCTGATCGCGCTGGTCACCGGCTCGCTCTGGGGCAAGCCGATGTGGGGCACCTATTGGGTCTGGGATGCGCGCCTGACCTCGGTCTTCATCCTGTTCCTGATGTATCTCGGCCTGATCGCGCTGAACCGCGCCATGGACGATCCGTCCAAGGCCGCGCGCGTCGCCTCGATCCTGACGCTGGTCGGCTTCATCAATATTCCGATCATCAAGTTCTCCGTGGATTGGTGGAACACGCTGCATCAGTCGGAAAGCATCATGCGCCTGGACGGCCCCGCCATCGACGCGGAATTCCTCCGGCCGCTCTTCGTCATGGCGCTCGCCTTCACGCTGCTGTTCTTCACGCTGCACCTGATGGCGATCCGCAACGAGATCTGGCGCCGCCGCATCGCCGCACAGCGCCGCATCGCCGCGCGCATGGCGGGCCGGGAGGAATAG
- the ccmD gene encoding heme exporter protein CcmD, translating into MTHPFYVYGSYGFAAIMILAVIAWTWVDGRLRRRELAALEASGIRRRSQRTPEGETK; encoded by the coding sequence ATGACGCATCCCTTCTACGTTTACGGCTCCTATGGCTTTGCCGCGATCATGATCCTCGCCGTCATCGCCTGGACCTGGGTAGACGGGCGCCTGCGCCGCCGCGAGCTGGCAGCACTGGAGGCATCGGGGATCCGTCGCCGCTCGCAGCGCACGCCCGAGGGCGAGACGAAATGA
- a CDS encoding DsbE family thiol:disulfide interchange protein → MTADADNKNGVKSSGTARYLLALIPLIVFACIAFAVGKVMYDQEVHGTDISAIPSALIGTKAPKLALAPLEGSNLPALTDDAIKGKLTLVNVFASWCIPCRDEHPVLKELAKIGQLNIVAINYKDTSENALRFLGELGNPYNAIGIDANGSAAIDWGVYGIPESYLVSPDGTILYKQVGPFTPTSLKEGLYPAIAKAREKPAT, encoded by the coding sequence ATGACGGCCGATGCCGACAACAAGAATGGCGTAAAATCGAGCGGCACCGCGCGCTATCTGCTGGCGCTGATCCCGCTCATCGTCTTTGCCTGCATCGCCTTTGCCGTCGGCAAGGTCATGTATGACCAGGAAGTGCACGGCACCGATATCTCGGCCATCCCCTCGGCCCTGATCGGCACCAAGGCGCCCAAGCTTGCGCTCGCGCCGCTTGAGGGTTCCAACCTGCCGGCGCTGACCGATGACGCCATCAAGGGCAAGCTGACGCTCGTCAATGTCTTCGCCTCCTGGTGCATCCCCTGCCGCGACGAGCATCCGGTGCTGAAGGAGCTTGCCAAGATCGGTCAGCTCAACATCGTGGCGATCAACTACAAGGACACGAGCGAGAACGCGCTCCGCTTCCTCGGCGAACTCGGCAATCCCTATAACGCCATCGGCATCGACGCGAACGGCTCCGCCGCCATCGACTGGGGCGTCTACGGCATTCCGGAATCCTACCTCGTCTCCCCCGACGGCACGATCCTCTACAAACAAGTCGGCCCCTTCACGCCGACCAGCCTGAAGGAAGGGCTTTATCCGGCGATAGCGAAGGCGCGGGAGAAGCCGGCAACTTAG
- a CDS encoding tyrosine-type recombinase/integrase: MAEMSPLRRRMIEDMTVRNLSPATQRSYISAVRKFSRYFARSPDRLDLDDIRSFQVYLVSTGISWASLNQIVCALRFFYGITLGQDDVPERIPYAREPRKLPVILSADEVVQFLEAVSSLKARVALTTAYAAGLRVGEVCGLKVEDVDSSRMVMHVRHGKGAKARYVMLSTELLGILRSYWRLSRPTAFLFPGRDADKPIEPTVLNAACRSAVAATGLSKRVTVHTLRHSFATHLLENGTDIRIIQVLLGHAHLSSTAHYTQVSTDTIRSTASPLDLLQLEVTPPGS; this comes from the coding sequence ATGGCTGAGATGAGCCCTCTTCGCCGCCGGATGATTGAGGACATGACGGTCCGCAATTTGTCCCCGGCGACCCAACGATCCTACATCAGTGCAGTCCGGAAGTTCAGCCGCTATTTCGCCCGATCGCCTGATCGGCTCGATCTTGACGATATTCGTAGCTTCCAGGTTTACCTCGTCTCAACCGGGATATCCTGGGCATCGTTGAACCAGATTGTATGCGCTCTTCGGTTTTTCTATGGGATCACTCTGGGTCAGGACGATGTCCCCGAGCGGATCCCGTACGCGCGCGAGCCACGGAAACTTCCTGTTATTCTGTCGGCGGACGAAGTGGTGCAATTTCTTGAGGCCGTCTCCAGTCTGAAGGCGCGCGTGGCGCTGACTACGGCTTATGCTGCTGGCCTCAGGGTCGGTGAGGTCTGCGGACTGAAGGTCGAGGATGTCGACAGCTCCCGCATGGTGATGCATGTTCGCCATGGTAAAGGCGCCAAAGCCCGATACGTTATGCTGTCGACAGAACTGCTCGGCATCCTGCGCAGCTATTGGCGTCTATCGCGCCCCACGGCATTCCTTTTTCCAGGGCGTGATGCCGACAAACCGATCGAACCGACAGTCTTGAATGCCGCTTGCCGATCGGCGGTTGCCGCAACGGGTCTTTCAAAACGCGTCACCGTTCATACGTTGCGGCATTCCTTTGCCACTCACCTACTGGAGAATGGCACTGACATCCGGATCATCCAGGTCCTGCTCGGCCATGCCCATCTGTCGAGCACGGCACACTATACGCAGGTTTCCACCGACACGATCCGATCAACAGCCAGCCCACTTGATCTGTTGCAGCTGGAGGTGACGCCGCCGGGATCGTAA
- a CDS encoding IS91 family transposase translates to MRPTFEVADIFRRHGDSYRWENVGHLGRGERRVMGAIEACRTPRLGGHVDACDECGKTRISYNSCRNRHCPKCQGAARKEWVDARVADLLPVPYFHVVFTLPRGVAEIAFQNKAVVYALLMRISAETLQTIAANPKWLGAEIGVTAVLHTWGQAMTHHPHAHCLVPGGGLSPDRSRWVACRPGFFLPVRVLSRLFRRLFLTALAEAFAQGELHFVNELAHLNDDNTFTCHLSRARSIEWVVYAKPPFGGPDQVLAYLGRYTHRVAIANSRIVHADGDHVAFRWKDYRGNGRDRDKIMRLRPYEFIRRFLLHVIPDGFHRMRHFGFLANCHRRDRISLCRSLLGQPSPTGGQPHSAKSQQTHSYECPDCRRPMRRTGVNVAPVAPLRPSSFRCDTS, encoded by the coding sequence TTGCGCCCGACCTTCGAAGTCGCCGACATCTTCCGGCGACATGGGGACTCTTATAGGTGGGAGAACGTCGGTCATCTTGGCCGCGGCGAACGACGCGTCATGGGCGCGATAGAAGCTTGCCGGACACCCAGGCTCGGGGGTCACGTCGATGCCTGCGACGAGTGCGGCAAGACCCGCATCTCTTACAATTCCTGCCGTAACCGCCACTGCCCGAAGTGTCAGGGCGCGGCTCGCAAGGAGTGGGTCGACGCACGCGTCGCCGATCTCTTGCCAGTCCCATACTTCCATGTGGTCTTCACGCTACCGCGTGGCGTCGCCGAGATCGCCTTCCAGAACAAGGCGGTCGTCTATGCATTGCTGATGCGGATCTCAGCCGAGACGCTGCAGACCATCGCGGCCAACCCCAAATGGCTGGGCGCCGAGATCGGCGTCACCGCCGTCCTTCACACTTGGGGCCAGGCGATGACCCACCATCCCCATGCCCATTGTCTCGTGCCGGGCGGCGGTCTTTCACCAGACAGATCAAGGTGGGTCGCGTGCCGACCGGGCTTCTTTCTACCCGTTCGGGTGTTGTCACGCCTGTTTCGGCGACTCTTTCTGACCGCCCTCGCTGAAGCTTTCGCCCAAGGTGAGCTGCACTTCGTCAACGAACTCGCTCATCTCAACGACGACAACACATTCACCTGCCATCTCTCGCGCGCTCGCAGCATCGAATGGGTCGTCTATGCCAAGCCGCCCTTCGGTGGGCCGGACCAGGTGCTTGCCTATCTCGGCCGCTACACCCATCGTGTCGCTATCGCAAACAGCCGTATCGTTCATGCCGATGGCGACCACGTCGCCTTCCGATGGAAGGATTATCGTGGCAATGGTCGCGACCGTGACAAGATCATGCGCCTTCGTCCCTACGAGTTCATTCGGCGCTTTCTCCTTCATGTAATTCCGGATGGTTTCCACCGCATGCGCCACTTCGGCTTTCTCGCCAATTGTCATCGGCGGGATCGTATCAGTCTCTGCAGAAGCCTCCTCGGCCAGCCATCACCAACAGGCGGGCAACCCCATTCAGCCAAATCGCAGCAAACGCACTCCTACGAATGCCCCGACTGCCGGCGCCCCATGCGTAGGACAGGCGTCAACGTTGCACCAGTTGCGCCCCTCCGACCTTCATCCTTCCGGTGCGATACATCATGA
- a CDS encoding IS630 family transposase (programmed frameshift) translates to MVAPLSNDLRERVVAAVTAGESCRSVAARFGVSVSSVVKWSQRYRRSGSVAPGQMGGHRKRLLEPHRAFIAERIAQTPQISLHGLKDELAVRGIIVSHDAVWRFLRREGLRFKKTMFALEQARTDIARRRKRWQSWQTRLDPQRLVFIDETWIKTNMAPLYGWGVKGKRLRGFAPHGHWRTLTFVGALRADCLTAPCVFDGPINGQCFRAYVEQQLVPTLQPGDIVIMDNLGSHKSGQIRQLIKAAGARLWFLPPYSPDLNPIEQAFAKIKHWMRKAQMRTIDDTWRYLGSLVQTIGPDECANYLANAGYASNKT, encoded by the exons ATGGTCGCACCTCTTTCGAATGATCTGCGTGAACGTGTCGTGGCTGCTGTCACGGCGGGAGAGAGCTGTCGCTCGGTGGCCGCGCGGTTCGGCGTCTCGGTGTCGTCTGTCGTGAAGTGGTCGCAGCGGTATCGCCGCAGCGGTTCGGTTGCGCCCGGTCAGATGGGAGGGCATCGCAAGCGCCTTTTGGAACCGCATCGTGCTTTTATAGCCGAGCGGATTGCTCAGACGCCGCAGATCAGCCTGCACGGCCTCAAGGACGAACTGGCGGTGAGAGGCATCATCGTCTCGCATGACGCCGTTTGGCGTTTTCTGCGCCGCGAGGGGCTGCGCTTC AAAAAAACGATGTTTGCCCTCGAGCAGGCGCGCACTGATATCGCCCGTCGACGCAAGCGCTGGCAGTCATGGCAGACGCGGCTCGACCCTCAAAGGCTCGTGTTCATCGACGAAACCTGGATCAAGACCAACATGGCTCCCCTTTACGGCTGGGGTGTTAAGGGCAAGCGACTGCGAGGCTTTGCCCCGCACGGCCATTGGCGGACATTGACCTTCGTCGGCGCGCTCCGGGCCGATTGTCTCACCGCACCCTGCGTCTTCGACGGCCCGATCAATGGCCAGTGCTTCAGGGCCTATGTCGAACAACAACTCGTCCCGACGCTGCAGCCAGGCGACATCGTCATCATGGACAATCTGGGCAGCCACAAATCCGGGCAGATACGCCAGTTGATCAAGGCCGCCGGTGCAAGGCTCTGGTTTCTGCCGCCCTATTCACCAGACCTCAATCCGATCGAACAGGCCTTCGCCAAGATCAAGCATTGGATGCGAAAAGCACAGATGAGAACCATCGACGACACCTGGCGATATCTTGGCTCACTCGTCCAGACAATCGGCCCAGACGAGTGTGCCAACTATCTTGCCAACGCTGGCTATGCTTCAAACAAAACATGA
- a CDS encoding DUF2585 domain-containing protein has protein sequence MSEAIDAQSRYRQQSFWFIACAVVLLVQIVAEYMMGRVPICTCGYVKLFEPVVKSSGNSQHIADWYTPSHIIHGFLFFGLTHLIMRGKPLSMRLFVAMLIESGWELLENSPIIINRYRSATISLDYVGDSILNSSMDAVFMVVGFLFAWRAPVLVTVAIAIFFELLTGWLIRDNLTLNVLMLVWPVEAIKTWQGGI, from the coding sequence ATGAGCGAAGCCATCGACGCCCAAAGCCGCTACCGGCAGCAGAGCTTCTGGTTCATCGCCTGTGCCGTCGTTCTGCTCGTGCAAATCGTGGCGGAATATATGATGGGCCGCGTGCCGATCTGTACCTGCGGCTATGTGAAGCTCTTCGAGCCGGTGGTGAAATCCAGCGGCAATTCGCAGCATATCGCCGATTGGTACACGCCGTCGCACATCATCCACGGCTTCCTGTTCTTCGGCCTCACGCATCTGATCATGCGCGGCAAGCCGTTGTCGATGCGGCTCTTCGTTGCCATGCTGATCGAATCTGGCTGGGAGCTCTTGGAAAACTCCCCCATCATCATCAACCGCTACCGTTCAGCGACGATCTCGCTCGATTACGTCGGTGACAGCATCCTCAACTCGTCGATGGATGCGGTGTTCATGGTGGTCGGCTTCCTGTTCGCCTGGCGCGCGCCGGTGCTGGTGACGGTCGCCATCGCCATCTTCTTCGAACTGCTCACTGGCTGGCTCATCCGCGATAACCTCACCCTCAATGTGCTGATGCTGGTTTGGCCGGTCGAGGCGATCAAGACGTGGCAGGGTGGGATTTAG
- a CDS encoding septation protein A: MNDKNEFDDRKSAAMTTSDSDLTPSAADKHHPMLKLVLELGPLLVFFFGNLRGEWLVQHFPQLATLGGPLFVATGLFMAATVISLVVSKVMLGHLPLMPFVSGIVVLIFGALGIYLQNETFIKMKPTIVNALFGVALLGGLAFGKSLLGYVFNAAFQLDAEGWRKLTLRWGVFFFILAVLNEVVWRGSNWYYLPDAKAADNLWVNFKVWATMPITILFTLSQMPLIMKHTIEPPTENGK, from the coding sequence ATGAACGACAAGAACGAATTCGATGACAGGAAAAGTGCCGCAATGACGACCAGCGACAGTGATCTTACCCCAAGTGCCGCCGACAAGCATCACCCGATGCTGAAGCTGGTGCTGGAACTCGGGCCCTTGCTGGTGTTCTTCTTTGGCAACCTGCGCGGCGAATGGCTGGTGCAGCATTTTCCGCAATTGGCGACGCTCGGTGGTCCGCTCTTCGTGGCCACCGGCCTGTTCATGGCGGCGACGGTGATCTCGCTCGTCGTCTCGAAAGTCATGCTCGGCCATCTGCCACTAATGCCCTTCGTCTCCGGCATCGTGGTGCTGATCTTCGGCGCGCTCGGCATCTATCTGCAGAACGAAACCTTCATCAAGATGAAGCCGACCATCGTCAACGCCCTGTTCGGCGTGGCGCTGCTCGGCGGCCTTGCCTTCGGCAAGTCGCTGCTCGGCTATGTCTTCAATGCTGCCTTCCAGCTGGATGCCGAGGGCTGGCGCAAGCTGACGCTGCGCTGGGGCGTCTTCTTTTTCATTCTGGCCGTGCTCAACGAAGTCGTCTGGCGCGGTTCGAACTGGTATTACCTGCCCGACGCCAAGGCGGCGGACAATCTGTGGGTGAACTTCAAGGTCTGGGCGACGATGCCGATCACCATTCTCTTCACCCTGTCGCAGATGCCGCTGATCATGAAGCACACGATCGAGCCACCTACGGAAAACGGGAAATGA
- the ftsY gene encoding signal recognition particle-docking protein FtsY, with the protein MALGFIKKVFTFGREKPAEEQAPAESLARVETPVVDVSPASEFVEPASPPSVPSGHLPHKGGDRLEDAVPAEQEQEAEVQSDALGAKEPETVEADNDDEVAGAPEQAANAEIDLTPEEHPIEPISPLVGEMSDRTEGGDETPASSESSSKSTEIPAAAPNLPKGFSTSAPAPVPEAPKQKLSWFQRLRAGLARTSSQLTGQISALFTKRKLDDQTLQDLEDLLIQADLGVETAMRVTDTLASERYGKDVTSEDVGRIMAQEIAKVLKPVAKPLQLDLSHKPHVILVVGVNGTGKTTTIGKLAAKLSGAGLKVMIAAGDTFRAAAIEQLKIWADRTKSEFIGTKLGADAAGLAFDAFQQAKANKSDVLIIDTAGRLQNKAELMAELEKIVRVLGKLDPDAPHTVLQTLDATTGQNALNQVEIFRNVAGVNGLIMTKLDGTARGGILVAISAKHKLPVYFIGVGEGVDDLEPFEAEDFAHAIAGTGAVNSQ; encoded by the coding sequence ATGGCGCTCGGTTTCATCAAAAAAGTCTTCACCTTCGGCCGAGAAAAGCCGGCTGAGGAGCAGGCGCCTGCGGAGAGTTTGGCTAGGGTTGAGACACCTGTTGTAGATGTTTCGCCGGCTTCCGAGTTTGTCGAGCCTGCGTCACCCCCCTCTGTCCCTTCGGGACATCTCCCCCACAAGGGGGGAGATCGGTTGGAGGATGCCGTGCCGGCTGAGCAAGAGCAGGAGGCTGAAGTGCAATCAGATGCTCTTGGCGCGAAAGAGCCCGAGACCGTCGAGGCAGATAACGACGATGAAGTTGCAGGTGCTCCGGAACAGGCCGCAAACGCCGAAATTGATTTAACGCCGGAAGAGCACCCCATCGAACCGATCTCCCCCCTTGTGGGGGAGATGTCCGACAGGACAGAGGGGGGTGACGAAACTCCCGCAAGCTCGGAATCTTCGTCGAAAAGCACGGAAATCCCAGCCGCCGCCCCCAACCTCCCCAAGGGCTTCTCCACCTCCGCGCCAGCACCCGTTCCCGAAGCCCCGAAGCAGAAACTCTCCTGGTTCCAGCGCCTGCGCGCTGGCCTTGCGCGCACCTCGTCGCAGCTCACCGGCCAGATCTCGGCGCTCTTCACCAAGCGCAAACTTGACGATCAGACGCTGCAGGATCTGGAGGATCTGCTGATCCAGGCCGATCTCGGCGTCGAGACGGCGATGCGGGTGACCGATACACTGGCCTCGGAGCGATACGGCAAGGACGTGACGAGCGAGGACGTCGGCCGCATCATGGCGCAGGAAATCGCCAAGGTGCTGAAGCCCGTCGCGAAGCCCTTGCAGCTCGACCTCAGCCACAAGCCGCATGTCATCCTCGTCGTCGGCGTCAACGGCACCGGCAAGACGACGACGATCGGCAAGCTGGCGGCCAAGCTTTCGGGCGCCGGGCTGAAGGTCATGATCGCCGCCGGCGATACGTTCCGCGCCGCGGCCATCGAGCAATTGAAGATCTGGGCCGATCGCACGAAATCGGAATTCATCGGCACCAAGCTCGGTGCGGATGCCGCCGGCCTTGCCTTCGATGCCTTCCAGCAGGCCAAGGCCAATAAGAGCGACGTGCTGATCATCGATACCGCCGGCCGCCTGCAGAACAAGGCGGAGCTGATGGCCGAGCTTGAGAAGATCGTGCGCGTGCTCGGCAAGCTCGATCCGGATGCGCCGCATACTGTGCTGCAGACGCTAGATGCGACCACGGGCCAGAACGCGCTGAACCAGGTGGAGATCTTCCGCAACGTCGCCGGCGTCAACGGGTTGATCATGACCAAGCTCGACGGTACGGCGCGGGGCGGCATTCTCGTCGCCATCTCGGCCAAGCACAAGCTGCCGGTCTATTTCATCGGCGTCGGCGAGGGTGTAGATGATCTCGAGCCGTTCGAGGCCGAGGATTTTGCCCATGCCATTGCCGGTACGGGGGCTGTAAACAGCCAATGA
- the mtaB gene encoding tRNA (N(6)-L-threonylcarbamoyladenosine(37)-C(2))-methylthiotransferase MtaB codes for MSGVEVITFGCRLNTYESEVMRAEAEKAGLNNAILVNTCAVTSEAVRQARQAIRRARRDNPHARIIVTGCAAQTEKQTFAEMAEVDAVLGNEEKLKSASYRSLPDFGVSAEEKLRVNDIMSVRATAPQMIRHIDGHVRAFIQVQNGCDHRCTFCIIPYGRGNSRSVPMGAVVDQARNLVESGYREIVLTGVDATSYGADLAGTPTLGLLAKTLLKQIPEIRRLRLSSIDSIEADGHLMDLIADEPRFMPHLHLSLQHGDDMILKRMKRRHSRADAISFIEDVRRFRPETSFGADMIAGFPTETEEMFANAVGLAEEAGIAHLHVFPYSLRPGTPAARMPQLDRGLIKERAARLREAGQRLHRTHLDNMVGTRQWLLVENNGLAHTENFTLVAAPGLRPRDLVQVAITGHNGKHLDMQLLAADAA; via the coding sequence GTGAGCGGGGTCGAGGTCATTACCTTCGGTTGTCGTCTCAACACCTATGAATCCGAAGTGATGAGGGCCGAGGCAGAGAAAGCCGGGCTCAACAACGCCATTCTGGTCAATACCTGCGCCGTGACAAGCGAGGCCGTGCGCCAGGCGCGCCAGGCAATCCGCCGCGCGCGCCGGGACAATCCGCATGCGCGCATCATTGTCACCGGCTGCGCCGCACAGACGGAGAAGCAGACCTTTGCTGAGATGGCTGAGGTGGATGCCGTCCTCGGCAACGAGGAAAAGCTGAAAAGCGCTTCCTATCGCTCTTTGCCGGATTTCGGCGTTTCGGCGGAAGAGAAGCTGCGCGTCAACGACATCATGAGCGTGCGCGCGACGGCGCCGCAGATGATCCGCCATATCGATGGCCATGTGCGCGCCTTCATCCAGGTGCAGAACGGCTGCGACCATCGCTGCACCTTCTGCATCATTCCCTATGGCCGCGGCAATTCGCGCTCGGTACCGATGGGCGCCGTCGTCGATCAGGCCCGCAACCTGGTGGAAAGCGGCTATCGCGAGATCGTGCTCACCGGCGTCGATGCCACCAGCTATGGCGCCGATTTGGCCGGAACGCCGACGCTCGGCCTGCTTGCCAAGACGCTGCTGAAGCAGATCCCGGAGATCCGCCGGCTGCGGCTTTCCTCGATCGACAGCATCGAGGCCGACGGACATCTGATGGACCTCATCGCCGACGAGCCGCGCTTCATGCCGCATCTGCATCTCTCCCTGCAGCATGGCGACGACATGATCCTCAAGCGGATGAAGCGGCGGCACTCGCGCGCTGACGCTATCAGCTTCATCGAAGATGTGCGTCGGTTCCGCCCCGAGACGAGCTTCGGCGCCGATATGATCGCCGGCTTTCCCACGGAGACGGAAGAGATGTTCGCCAATGCCGTCGGCCTGGCGGAAGAGGCCGGCATCGCGCATCTGCATGTTTTCCCTTACAGTCTGCGCCCCGGCACGCCGGCCGCCCGCATGCCGCAGCTCGATCGCGGCCTGATCAAGGAACGCGCCGCCCGCCTGCGCGAGGCCGGACAAAGATTGCACCGGACCCATCTCGACAACATGGTCGGCACGCGGCAATGGCTGCTTGTCGAGAATAACGGGCTGGCGCATACGGAAAACTTCACGCTTGTCGCCGCCCCCGGCCTTCGCCCGCGCGACCTTGTGCAGGTCGCAATCACCGGCCACAATGGCAAGCACCTCGACATGCAACTTCTGGCCGCCGACGCGGCCTAA